GTGCCGATGGTGCGGGCGGAGACCCGGTGGTCTCCCCACCAGCGGGCGAACTGCTTGTCCCGTGTGGAGAGTTCGCCCACCAACGCGATCAGCCGGGAGTCCTCGGGATAGTTGGCGGCCTCCATCCGCAGCTGCGCCACGGCGGTCCGCGCGGAGCCGTCCCAGTCGGCGTACAGGGTGCGCATCGCCGGCTCGGTGAAGATGATCCGCGGATAGTTGCGGTGCTTCTCCGGAACTGCGGCGAAGTCGGTGACCAGCGCGGAGGCCAGCGCGTTCCAGGCGAGGACGTCGCCCCTACGGCCCTGAACGATGGCCGGCGTGGCGGTCACGTCGTCCAGGAGCCGCTGCAGCTGTGGCTGAACCGTCTGACGGCCGCGCCGCCGGGTGCGCGTGGCGGGCTTGCCGGCGAGCCGGAACAGATAGCCCCGCTCGTCGTCGTCCAGATGAAGCACTTGGGCGAGGGTGTCGAGCACCGGGGCGGACGCCTGCATGCGCCCCTGTTCGAGCCGGGTGTAGTAGTCGGTGCTGATCGAGGCGAGCTGGGCGACCTCCTCGCGGCGCAGCCCCGTCACCCGGCGGGGCCCGCCGGTCTCCGGTAGTCCGACGGTGCGCGGGCTCAGCTCGGATCGGCGCTTCTTGAGGAATTCACCCAGCTCATTGAGGGGGAGGTTGCTGGTCATGGTGCCCAGGATGACATCGATCGCACCCCGGCAAGGGGGGAGAGTTTCCTCCCAGGATGTCTCTCTCCCCGGATGTGTTTCTCTGCTTTTCGTACACGCCGACGCGGGTGAGCCTCGTGTCGAAGAGACCTCCAGCACCGTGGGGAAGCCCACGTATGCGCGGCACGGTCCGCACCGTCGTCACCTGCGTGTCCGGTTCGGACCTGCGGCCCCACCGCGGCGCGGAACCGGTCGACGAGCCCCACCCGATGGGCCATGGAGCGACCATCGGCAAGCTGGTCGACCGTCCGCAAGGAGGTCCCCTGTTGGAACTGGACGCCCTCACCTACGAGCGGCTCGAGCCGCTCCCACCTCGCTCGACCAGCATTCGGCTCGCCTGGCTCAAGGAGAGCCTCAGCGGTCAGTACTTGTTTCAGCCCTACGAGCAATTGGCAGCGGCCTATCGCGTCCTCGGCCATGACGGCGAAGCCCGCGGGGTCCTGCGCGCCAAGCACCGTCACCACCGCTCAACTCTGCCGTGAGAAGGCGTTCCTGTCGGCGAGCGAACTGCAGTGGTTCGCATATGTCCCCGAAGGGTGGATCTGGTGGCTCATCGTGCAGTTTCATCAGAACCGGGCCGGGAGCGTACTTGAGGGCGTTGGTGACCAGTTCGCTGACGACCAGCCGGCTCAGGTCCGCGTGCGAGCTGACACCATCAGGCGGCCGTCGGCGTGGGCCTGCTCGAGGAAGGCGGCGGCGTGACCTTCGTGGACTCCAGCGGAATCAGCATCTTCGTCACCGCCTACCAGGCCGTCAGCCCCACCGAGGGGTGGCTGCGTATCGCCGCCGCGCAAAGCGTCGAGCAGGCCCTGACGGCCTGTAGGCGTTGCAGGAATGCCCGGCCGGAGCTTGGCGTACCCGGCCAGGCCCCGGCACAGGCAGAGTGGGTCAGAG
The DNA window shown above is from Streptomyces akebiae and carries:
- a CDS encoding helix-turn-helix domain-containing protein codes for the protein MTSNLPLNELGEFLKKRRSELSPRTVGLPETGGPRRVTGLRREEVAQLASISTDYYTRLEQGRMQASAPVLDTLAQVLHLDDDERGYLFRLAGKPATRTRRRGRQTVQPQLQRLLDDVTATPAIVQGRRGDVLAWNALASALVTDFAAVPEKHRNYPRIIFTEPAMRTLYADWDGSARTAVAQLRMEAANYPEDSRLIALVGELSTRDKQFARWWGDHRVSARTIGTKTLNHPVVGELVLDWDTYTANTDLDQHLTVWTAAPGSATHERLRILASWAADQNLSPSSALA
- a CDS encoding STAS domain-containing protein; amino-acid sequence: MGLLEEGGGVTFVDSSGISIFVTAYQAVSPTEGWLRIAAAQSVEQALTACRRCRNARPELGVPGQAPAQAEWVRG